GCTGCGATGCCTGACCCTGCTTGCCATTCACATCCACGCGCAGCGCGCCTGGCTTGTCGCCCCCCTCGGTGGCGTCGCGCGAGACCTTGGCATCGCCCCAGTGATCGACCCAGCCCACTGGTTGATCGCTACCTTGGTCGAACGACGCGTTCAACAACACCAGCGGTTCAGAAGCGCTCCTGATCGGCGCGGGTGCTGTCGGCGTCAGTTTTACGTCGTCCAGCCACGCCCGACCATCGCCTTCAATCATCAACAACACGTTGGACCGCGCGGCCCACTCGGGCAGTTCGATGCTGGTGGAGAACTCGCTCCAATCGGTTTCGTCCTGCACGTACTTCGCCTGGCGAAACTCGTTCTTCGTCCAGCCCTCGTCGAACGACTGCACGGCCACGTTCACCCGCGCGTTGCCCTCGCTCTTCACGAAGCCGCTGAGCCTGAACGACTTGCCCTCCAACCCTTCGATCTGTTGAAAAGCCTGGCCCGAGCCACCCGCCTTCGACGGATCGATGCGCAGCGATGCAGGCGCCGATCTAAACACGTCGGTGTCGCGCGCTGCGACCACGTCGCCCCACGAGCCGGACCAACCGACAGGCACAACGCTGCCGTCGTTCATGTTGCCGTTGGCCAACACGCTGCCCTCCATCGCGGGATGGGGCGGCGCGACGGCCAAGCGATCATCCTCGGTCGACTTGTACGATCGCGTGCCGGCCGGCACAAACGCCTTGTTCCACGTCGCAATGAAGAACCCGCGCCCGAACGTACCCACCACCAGGCGCCCCGGCGTGTGCGGGTCGAATGCGATCGCCTGCCCTCGCAACATGGGCAACTGATCGTTGGCCGGCGCCCAGGTCTTGCCCGCGTCGGCGCTCAGCCATACGCCAGTGGCGCCGGTGTGGTCGTGGTACGGATCGTCGTTAGTGATCAACGCCAGTCGATTTGGGTCGAACGGGTCGGCATTCACCTCAAACGCGAAGTGTTCATCCAGCAGCCGCGTCCACATCCTACCCGCTGCGTCGTATCGCCAGACGCCGGGTCTTCCATCGCGCCACTGGCATGCATACACGTTGCCGACCGAGTCGCAGTTGATGCGTCCACGCCCGGCTGGCTTGGGGCCGCCGATGTTGGTAAAGGTTCTCCCGTCGCTCGTCACATACACGCCATTCTTCGCCGACACGTAGAAGCGCCCTGCCTCTGTGGGGTCGGCCGCGATCCAGACGCTGCCAGCGGGCGCACCATCGATGGGCGTCCATCGCTCGCCAGCGTCGGTGGACCCAAGCAGCTTGCCGCCGACCGTGACCCACACGCGCATGGCGTCGTCCGGGTGCGCGTAGATGCCGTTGCTTTCGGGCCGCTTGCCGAAGCCGGCATCAGGCAGGCCGCGGGTCGCGCCGCTCAGCACGGTCCAGTTCGCGCCACCGTCGCTGCTGCGCAGAATACCGTTGAAGTCACCATGCTGGCCGGTCGTCACGTAGATGCGGCCATCTTTGGTGAACGCGGCGTCGGTGCCGCCAAGCCAGGGGTTTGGCTCACTGGTGCTGTAACGCCAGCTCTTGAGGTCGTCGTCGCTGATCCACGCACGGGCGGCGTCCATCGCTTGAATGATGCTCTGCCCCTTCACGTACGGGTTGAACACGACGTTCGTCGCACACCACCCGGTAAACCCGCGGCCGCGCCAGTGGTCTTTCTTTGATTCGTCTGGGCGGAACGCGGTGATGTCAGTCCAGGATTTTCCGCCATCCGTCGTGCGCAGCAGGTACTCGGTGCCGAAGCCGTAGGCGACCAGCGGGTCCTTCGGGTCGGCTTCCATGTTGCTCAGCGCGGCGCCGGCGAACGTCGCGGTGATGATGGGGGCGGCATCCAACAGGGACCGGCGGGTCGGGTCGGATTCGTCCTGTCCGATGTTCTGCTTCGTGCCGACCGGCGTCCAAGTGGCGCCGCCGTTGGTGGTGCGGTAGAGCACACCGGTGTTCCAGCGGGCGTCGCTGGTCCAGATGACGTTCGAATCGATGGGCGATACTGCCAGCGCATTGTAGTGCGCCGTAAAGTGATAGCCGTCGCTACGATCTTGCGGCAGGTTGCCACTGATGCTGGTCCATGAGCGTCCGCCGTCCGTGCTCTTGAAGATGCCACCAGGCAGGTGCTGTGCTTCGCCTGATGGCTTCGCCGCGCCAAGCGAAACCCATAACGTGTCCGGATCGGTCGGATGGGTCGCCAGCCGTGCCACGTTCGTGTGCGGCAGGCCGGCATTGTGCTTTGCCCAGGTCTTCCCACCATCTTCCGACAGGTAGAAGCCCTGCCCATTGCCCAATGCCGCAAGCCGAGTGCTGGAGCCCGCAAGGAAGGAACCGGCGACGAGGTTCACGCCGCCCTTGATCGCTTCCGGCGTCGATCCGTCGTTCGTCACCGTGGCGATGTGCCGCCAGGTGTCGCCAGCGTCGGTGCTCTCCCAGACTCCGCCGAACGAGTCCGACTGCGCCCACCGGCGGCTCGAGCCCCCGATGGCGATCAGTCGGCGAACGTTGTTCGGATCGAACAGCACGCGCTCGACGGCGGCGCTGTAAGTGCCACCACTGATCGGCGGGAAGCCGCTGCGCTGCTCGGTCCAGTTCAGCCCCCCATCCACGCTCTTGTACGGCCCGCTCATCGTGCCGGCCCAGACGACGTTCGGGTCCGTCGGGTGGAACGTGACGTCCGCCATCTCGTAACTCTTAAACCCGAAGGTCGACTGCCACGTTTCGCCCGCATTGGTCGAGAGCGCCATCGACAGCATGTCCCCGCCCGACAGGATGCGCCGCGAATCGTGCGGGCTGACCCGCAGCGACACCGTCGCCCCGCCGTTGCCCGGCTCGTACAACGGCGCCCACCGCGGCGCATCGGCGGCGAGCGCGGAACGGGTGATGAAGGTGAGCATGACGGAGAGGACCAGTCGCGTGATGAGGGTGCGCATGTTGGGTCGGATCCTTGGAAGCGGGATCAAAAGTGCTTGGTGTGCAAGAGACGGATTACTCGCCCATGTCGTCATACGCCGAACGAGCGGAGAACACGGGTGTACGGCCCCCCCCTGCCATAACCTGTTTGCGGTCATGACTGATGTCCCACACCGCCGGTCGTCCTTTCACCCCGTCGGGTTGGCAGCCCGCCGTACCATGCGCTCACAGAAGCGACCGCCGCCGCCGCCGCCCGAGCGCCGCCAGCGCCACCGCCACGGCACTGATCGCCGCGCCGGTGGGCTCGGGTACGGCAGCTTGGACGGTCACATCATCGACGTAAAACGTCTGCGCTTTGGTGATGCCCGGAAAGCCCGAGTTGTCGAAAAAGAACTCGAAGAACGTCCCCCCACCGGCAGCGTATGCGTCGAGCGCGCCCTTGAACGCGGTGTTCGCCGAGTAATCGTACGAGAAGTTCACCGTGCCGGCGGTCGCCGGCACCGCGACCGCTGCCAGGCCGACGTAGCCAAAGTTGTTGGCGTTCGAGTTGGCGACGAGCCGAAAGTTGAATGCCTGCGGCACGGCGGTGTCGGCGTCGAAGCGGGACAGCGTCAGGTCGATGCTCGTCCCGTTCAGCAGCGCCTCGATCGTCGCCCCGGTCCGACCGAGGCCGCTCGACTTGGCGAACTGCGTGAACGTGCCGCTCGTGCTGAACGCCGACTCGATCCGAAGTTCCAGGTCGTCACTGGCATCGGCCGAGTCGGCGACGGTGACGATCGATCCCCCAGCCGCCGAGAACGTGAGGTTCGCCGTGCCGTCAAAGTCGTTCACCACGAACGCCCCACGGGCCGCGCCGGCCAATCCGATCGCCAACGACGCAAAAGCCATGATTCCCAATCGACCATTCACCATGAAATCCTCCTAAGAGTGAGACGTGAAACGCGCCGCCCGCACGACGATGCGGTAGGCCAAAATCTCGTAACCGAGCGATTGAACGCGTCTGGACGCTCACGAGGCCGTCAAGGCAAAAAACGCGACGTTCGGCTAAATCTGACGCCGGGTGCCCCGGGTTGCGCCCGACTTGGGCGTCTCCGACCTTGGGTTCCCCAACGTTTTATGGTTCAGTGTTTCGTGCTAGAACCCGTTGCGGCTCGCATCCGGCGTTGCCGGTCCTTACTGCGGGACCAGGAGGTTCATGCCGAGCAGTTCACGCCCTTCACCGCTTCGGCGGTCGAGCCGTCCTTCGTCACCATGGTGGGTCGACAGACCACAGACGACTGAGGTGCGGGTGAGCATCTGGTGGCTCACCCGCACCTCGGTCGGGAACCCATTACTGCGCGACCCATACGTTCCCATGCTTCAGCTCGCCGCCATCGATGACGGTGCCGACGTTGTTCCGCTTCAGTTGAAGTGGCGCGACGTGGCCGTCGACGAAGACGAAGTTTGCGGTCGAGTTCTTCTTGTGACGGAAGCGTACGTTCGCGCGACCGCCGTAGTTGCCCCAGCCCGTGACGTCTAGGTTGGCATCGCCTAGCGAGCCGAATACGGCAGGGTTACCCTGGTCAGCCATGTTCCCACTATCCAATACCAGCCCCTGCCAATAGACGCGATTGCTGTCGAGGGCTTCGGGCTCCCAAACTGCATTTCCGAACGGCACTTCGCCCCACCCGGTATCAAACAGGATTTGCCCCGCGTCGAACGCAAGCACGACCTCAGAGGCGCGCTTGGCCCTAGCCACCCGGTAATGGGCATACGGGCGGGTGTAACCTGTCGCCGGATCGAGTCGGTTCGCTTCGAGGTTAGGCACCATGCGCGGGTGGGCCGCGTAGTGCGTGAACCCACCCTCTTGAGCCCGGGGACAGTGAAGCGCGCCGCCGACGTTTTCCTTCAGCGGCAGTCCGGCTTCGTCGCGCAGGGCTTCCCACCACATCAGATTTTCGCCTGTCGTTGGATAGTAGACGCGAGCACCGGGCAGGAATCCCTTGTTTCCGTTGGCGTACAACGACATAGCCAAACCAACCTGGCGCAGGTTCGACTGGCACTGTAGGTCAAGCGCAGCCTCACGTGCCTTGTTCAGGCTCGGCAGCAGGATGCTGATCAGCAGCGCGATGATGCCGATCACCACGAGCAGTTCAACCAACGTGAAGGCCCGTGCGGGCGAGTGTGACTTCCTAGTCATGACAAACCTCCAAAAACAGAACCCGTTCGATATGTGTTCCGCAGCGGCGGTCGGCCGAACGGCCGGACTTGCCTGGGCGGTTTCAATGGCACGTGAGACGCGCTGACCACCCTCTCAGTCCTTCAAACTTGCCACGGCTACGCGCCGCGGGGCTGACGTGGTGGTCGATGCACCAGCAGCTCGATGGGCGTGAACGCCTTCGTTCGAATGCCGGCCGTGCATGGTTCCGACCGAGTGGGTCAAGCGGCGCCACGAGCGTTGCCCCGTTGCGCCGGCAATAGCGTTCCCTTACGCCCGGCGCCGCCGCATCAGCAGTGGCGCCCCGACGGCCGCCGCGAGCAGGCCGGTCGGCTCCGGCACGGCGACGGCGGTGTAGTTGATGACGGGGCGAAACGCCTCATTAACGGCATTGGCGCTGTAATTTGAAATGCGGTCGAACTCACCCCCGGCCGGGTTATCCGGGTTGATGCGCAGGAACACGTAGTTGCCGATGCCGGTCCCCGCGGCGTACTGCGCGTTCAGGTACGCCAACAGGGCGGTGTCGCCACTCAAGCTGGTCGTCTTGGTCACGTTGGTTGCGAACCGGTTCGTGTTGCTCGCGTTGATGAAGTTGTCCTGGATCGGCGTGGCGTCGGTCGCGTCGATGCCGCCCAGGAAGAAATCGGTGTTCGACACGCTCGCCGACGGACGGGCGCCGAGCCCGTACAGATCGTGCGAGATGCCGCCGTTGAACCCGTCGATGCTGTTGGCGGCAGCGATCGTCATCGTGAAGCTGGCCGACGTGAACGGCGCGGGAATCGCGCCCAGGTTCGGCAATTGGAAGACGTAGACCGAGTTGTTGATGTTGCTGAACGTCCGCCCGGAGTCGATGGTTCCCGCGCCGTCGGCCGCGACGGTGCCACCACCGTCGGTCGGGGGGGTTGGGCTCGCGACGCTTACCTGCGTGTCTGCCGTGTTACCGGCGATCACCGCGGCGTGGGAGATCCCGGCCAAGCTTGCCACGGTTGCGACGACGGCCCCAAACAGGAAATGCGGACGCTGCATAAACGCTCCTCCTCAATCTTGCCCTTCGACGTGAAGACCGGCATTCACCGCCGTCGCACCAAGTGCGACGTACGACCTCACCGGCCTTGTATCACCCGTTCGCTATTCATCGACTCAAGCGATGTGCGATCTCACCGTGCCACCCACCTGTAGACCGCAGGGCAGGTAAGCCTCGCCCGCCACCGGCCGATCCTCGGCCGCCAGCCTCGCCATGTGCGCCAGTTGGCGGCCCATGGCTCGCAGCGGCAGTTGCACGGTCGTCACCGGCAGGCCCGACAACCACTCGGTGCCGGGCAGGCGTTGTTCGAAGCTGACCACGCTCACGTCCTCCGGCACGCGCAGCTCGCCGGCGCGCACCAGTTGGTCGACGCAGAACATCGGCACGAAGCTCGTCGGCACCAGCGCCGTCGGTCGGGCGCGCCTCAGGTACTGCCGTAGGGCGGCGATCGCATCGTTGGCGGTCGCCGGCGTGGTGGCGGCGGGCATCCAGTGGACGAGCGACTCGTCCACCTCCAGCCCTGCGGCCCGCATCGCGTCGAAGTAGGCCTCGTGGCGGTCGAACGTCCAGCGCTCCACCTGCCGTTGCACGACCAGCCCGATGCGCCTGTGACCGTGTTCGACCAGGTGCCGCACCGCCAGCGTCATGCCGTGCCGGTTGTCCTCGCAGACCGCGGGCAACCCGAGCGACACGTGCGGCGTGCCGGCGAGCAGGCACTTCACGCCCAGCTTCTGCGCGTCGCGGATCACGAACGCCTGCTTCGGCTCGGCCGACAGGCAGGCCAGCACGTCGGGCGGGCTTTGCGACAGGCGGCGCGACAGCGCGTCGACGTCGCGGTCGCGGTTGCCCAGCAGTTCGACGCGCACGCCATGCTGTTCGGCCGCCTCATCCATGCCTTCCAGCACCGGCGGGGTGTACCAGTCGTGCGCCAAGTCGCCGATGGCGAAGATCAGCACCGCCAGACGGACCAGCTGCCGTTCACCCCCGCGATCTTCGCGTCCCGCGGTGGTCGCGTCCCGAAGTACGTCGGCATACGCAGCGCGCGGCCCGACGAACGTGCCGTCACCAATCCGACGATCGATCCAACCATCCCGCGACAACTCATCCAGAGCCCGGCGAACGGTCGAACGACTCAGCTTGGACCGTTCGACAACTTCCGCATCCGTCAAGAACCGGCTACCCACCGGCGGCTGCGCCGTGCGAATGTATGCCGCAATCCGATCCCGCAGCACCTTCGCCGCATTGCGATTAGGAAACTCAAGTCCAAGATCGGGAATGGCTAACATTGTGAACCCTGTATCAGATAGACCCTTGGTGCCTTCTCCCCCTCAAATATGCCTCTCTGGGAGCTAGAAGCAAACTGAAAGATCAACAGCGACGAGAAAATTGGCCTAAATGTATTATACATTTGGCGCAACATGTGAAATCATATCTGTCGATCTAGAGCCGTAGCCCCGAACGACGACGGTTTTGCCACCGATTCGCCGATCTCAGCCCGGGAAAGCGCCGATCAAACGTCTGCTTTTGAGAGAACCGGCCAAGAACGGCTAGAAGATCCGATATCGCGTCTGCCGCAGCGGGCGAACATGTAGACGAAGAGATGTGGTCCAGCGACGTTCGCCAGGATGCTACCAGAACACGGATCGGCGCACCGAATGACCAAAAAGAAAAGGCCCGCTTCCAAATGGAAACGGGCCTTGACAAGTAGCGGGGGGAGGATTCGAACCTCCGACCTCCGGGTTATGAGCCCGACGAGCTACCAGGCTGCTCTACCCCGCGATTGAGATTCGGATCATAGGTTTGGCGTTGGGCGTGTCAAGGGGCGGCGATGGCGAATTGTGGAGAAGGCATCCAAAGGGTTTTCATTTCGGATGCGTAGCGGGATCGATTATGATCCCGCTATGCATCGGGCCGCCTTCGACCGCGTATTACTAATTGGGGATACCGACCGCCACGTGCAGGCGGCGGTGCGGGATGCGCTACCGATGAGTCAGGTGGTCAACGTGGCCAACGTGTTCGACGGGATCGCCGAGCTTGCCACCGGGGAATTCTCGACCGTGTTGGCGGCGGCGGAGCCGATCGAGCGGCGGCCGGAGGCGGCGGTGCGGACGCTGCGCGATCTCACCGGCGCCGGTCGGCTCGTGTTGTTTGGGCATCCCACGCTTGAGCCGCTCAGCCGGAAGATGCTGGAGTTCGGCGTCGATGATTATCTCGTGACGCCGGCGCAGACGAACGAGTTGAAGCAGATGTTCGTCAGCGCGCCGATGCGCATCGCGCCCAACGAGCCATTGTCCAACGGCAACGGCGTCGCGGACGAGTCGGACGAAGTCGAATCGCATCGCGCACCTCACGTTAAAGTTTCACCGTTCGCGGCCGTGCCGTTGACCGATGCCGTGCTCGACGCGCTCGTACAATTTCCGCACGACCCCGTCGCCGGCGCGGTTCGGCAGATCGCGGTGTCGCTGCCGGAGCCGGCGACGCTGAAGCTGTTCAAAGCGGACCAGACGCTGCCGGAACCCGTCGAGGGCATGACGTCTCACGGGCACCCGGTTCGGCTCGGCGGCGCGGTTCACTCGCAGCTTCAGTTGAACGTGTCGGAAAACGTGCCCGACGACGAGGCCCGGCACTTCCTCTCGCAGGTCGCGCATCAACTCGGCAAGCTCGCGACGCTGCAGGAGCGCCACGCGCAACTTCAGAAGCTGGCGATCACCGACGAGCTCACCGGCGTCTACAACGGCCGCTACTTCCGCCATTTTCTGTCGAAGATCCTCGACAAGGCCAAGGCGATGCGCTTCCCCGTCACGCTGTTGCTCTTCGATATCGACAACTTCAAGAAGTACAACGACCAGTTCGGCCACTCGGTGGGCGACGAGATCTTGAAGCAGACGTCGGCCCTCATGAAGCGCTGCGTGCGCGAGCACGACTGCGTGGCCCGCATCAGTGGCGACGAGTTCGCGGTCGTCTTCTGGGAAAAGGAAGGCCCGCGCACACCGCTGCCCAGTGGCGTCGCCGGTAGCGGTGGCATGCCGGGCCGGCCACCGCAGACGCCGTTGCAGGTCTTCCAGCGCTTCCGCGCGTTGCTGAATCGGCAAGAATTCAACGGTCTGGGCGCCAAGGGCCAAGGTGTGCTGACGATCAGCGGCGGGCTGGCGGTTTACCCATACGATGCGCAGACCGCCGAGGAACTGTACGACGCCGCCGACAAGGCCCTCATGTTCGGCAGCAAGAAGGCGGGCAAGAACACGATCTTCCTCGTCGGCAGCGACGAGCCCCCGCGCCTGCCTCCACTGTCGGTGGAGGAACTGTAAGTGCAGGCCGCCATGAATCGCACGCGCGTGAAGATCTGTGGCGTCCGCCGGTCGGTCGACGCGATCGCCGCCGCACGCGCGGGCGCCGATGCGGTCGGTCTGGTGCTGCACCCCGCTGCTAAGCGCAACGTCGAGATCAGAACCGCCCGCGACATCCTCGCGGTGCTGCCACCATTCGTCACGCCGGTCGGCTTGTTCGTCGATGCGACGATCCCGCACATCCTGAAGACCACGCACGACCTTGGCCTGCGGCATGTGCAGTTGAACGGCCAGGAGTCGCCAGAGTTCGTCGCGAACCTGCCCGGCCTGCGCGTCGTGAAAGCCATCCGCGTGAACCGTGACACGTTCACCGCCACGCTAGACCTTTGGCGCCGATCGGTCGCACAGATGGACATGCGTCACCTGACCGGCCTCGTGCTGGAACCCGACAACACCGGCCACGCCGGTGGCAGTGGTGTTGCGAACGACTGGGCGGCGGTCGTCGACGCCGCCACCCGCGGCGCGTTCGAAGGCCTGCCCCCGATCATCGCGGCCGGTGGCTTGTCGCCCGACAACGTCGCCGATGTCGTGAGGGCCGTTCGACCGTACGCCGTCGATGTCAGCAGTGGTGTCGAGGACGGAGTGATCGGTGAGAAGTCCGCCGCGAAGATCGCCGCGTTCGTCGCCGCCGTCGCGCTGGCGGAACGGGGTTGATCGACGGGCATTCTCCGCTTCTTCTGTAGGACCGGCATTCCTGCCTGTCTCTCCCCCCGTATTCCTTCATCTGGCTTCTGTGGCACAGACATTCTCGCCTGTGTCTCTTCTGTCTTTCTCTTTTCCTGTTGGGACGGACATTCTTCTCTGTCTCTCCATGAGCGACTGTTGCGCCCTCATCGAAGGAGAAGAGACGCGAAGTCGCGAAGCCACGAAGAAGTCGCGAAGACGACACTGCGACCTCACGCGGCGGCGGCGGTTTGGGCAAGGCAAAACGCGAATCCCTGCACCATTATGCACCATTGTGCAACATCGGGTGATGGTCGAGGAGCCCCCGACAGCAATCACGTCGGCTATTCGGTTGTCAAAGAGCACGTTATCCATCTCTCCGCACGCGCTGCGCGATTGAGGCAGTTGATGCGCAACGCTCTCTCTTTTTTCCTTCGCGTCCTCCTTCGCGCCTTCGCGTCTCTTCCTGTGCCCTATCGCGGCTCCGCCGCGCGGCACATAAGAATGTCCGCCCCACTGGAAGACAGAAGACGAAAGACAGGAAGAGACACAGGCAAGAATGCCTGTGCCACAGAAGAGAGGATACGGGGGGAGAGAAAGGCCGGGGGGAGAAGACAGGCAGGAATGCCTGTCCTACAGAAGATCGAGCACGCCTCAACCGGCGGCTCTACTGCTTCTTTCCCATCGATTCGAACAGCGGGTTCGTGATCGCCAGCTTCACCGTTGGCATGGCCGGCGACTCAACATCGTCCACCGCCCCGCCGAACTCCGAGGCGTCCGCGGCGTCATCGTCGGGCGGCGCGACGTCGGGGCGGTACAGGCGGCCGCTGAAGGCCTTCATGTACTCGGTCCAGTTGCCGTCGGCGTTGGCGCTCGCCTCGCCGCGCGTGGCGCCGAGCGACATCATCAGCTTCGCGTCGAGATTCTCGATCGTGTGCACCGCGATGGCCTCCGGCGTGCTGGGCGTGCGGGCGGCGCCGTGTTCGGGCAAACCGTGGTGGCTCAGCACGATGTGCTGCATCACGTCGATCAGGCACTGCGGGATTTCCTCGCCCAGCGCGATCGCGGCCGCCTCGGCCTTCTGTTCGATCCACATCGCGCCTTTGACGACGTGGCCGACCAGTTGGCCGCAGTCGGTGTAACCGAAGGCCGTCTCGTACTTCAGTTCCCACGTCTTGGCCAGGTCGTGCACGAAGACGCCCGCCACCACCACGTCGCGGTTCAGGCCGGGATAGAACCGGCAGATGGCGTCGGCCACCTCGACGGCGTTCAGCGTGTGCTCGAGCAGCCCACCCAGGAACGCGTGGTGGAACGTCTGCGCCGCAGGCGCTTTCTGGAACTCGTTCATCAGCTTCGTGTCGGCGAAGTAGGCCTCCATCAGCGCCCGCAAATGGCGGTTGCGCACGCCCAGCACCAGCCCCTTCAGCTTGGCGAACATCTCGGGGATGTCCCTGGTCGTCATGGGCATCAGATCGCCCATGTCGAACGAGCCCTCCTTGGCCGGCCACACCGCCTCGATGATCACCTGCGTGTTGCCCTGATAATTCTCCACCCGGCAGCGGGCCTTCAGGAACCCATTATCCGGCAGCGCGTTGAACAACTCGCGCGACGCGTTCCACATGCGGGCCGTCACCTGCTGCGACTTGTCGGAGATAAACCCCTTGATGTAATGCTTCCCGTTCGACCCCGCTGCGAACTGCTTGTTGGCAAGCACGAAGACGTCTTCCAAGATATCGCCGGGCTGGGCATCGCGAAGGTAACGTTGTCGCATGGCCCCGTTCTACGGCAACGACGGGATGGGGGCAAGAAGGGGCGGAGTAACGGATCAGCCTTCAATGGCCGGCCGGCCAGGCGCCGAGCCGCGTTGGACTCACAAAGACCGCTCCGCCCGGCCGGTCCGTTGCCGTGCGTGGTTAGAGGGCACCGCCGGACGGCCGCACCTTCAGCTTCGCGAACCACTCGACGTCATCGGCGGCAGCGTCGGCTTGCCCGCGGACATACTCGTGTGCGTCCGTCAGCCCAGACCGCACCGCCTCGATGCTCTCCGGCCGGTTTAACGTCTCGAAGCGCCGCGCGAGATGGCCCAATGAGACGATCGCGTTGCCTCGGACGTTGAAGTGCGGGTGACGAGCAAGGCGAAGGCAAAAGTCCTCAAACCACGCGAGATCTTCGGAATGGGGGCCGACGCTGATCGCGACAAGGAGCAGTTCCCCCGGATCGTTTCGTTCGAGCGCGGCCTCGGCATCCGGGACTTCAACCGGTTCGATAACCTGATAGATGCGTCGCTCTGAGCCATATAATCGACCGACGTTGAATGCCCTGTCCGGCTCCGACCACGCTTCGAACGACGCGGACCGTGACGTTCGGGGCCGGGCCCGCGGCGGGCGATCGGCGCGCCGGACGTGCAGCCGAGCGCGCCCGCGACGGAAAAATTGAGCATGCTCTATTTCGGACGCTCCGTTAGCCCGCGCAGCTTCAGGTTGCT
This region of Tepidisphaeraceae bacterium genomic DNA includes:
- a CDS encoding HD domain-containing protein, with protein sequence MRQRYLRDAQPGDILEDVFVLANKQFAAGSNGKHYIKGFISDKSQQVTARMWNASRELFNALPDNGFLKARCRVENYQGNTQVIIEAVWPAKEGSFDMGDLMPMTTRDIPEMFAKLKGLVLGVRNRHLRALMEAYFADTKLMNEFQKAPAAQTFHHAFLGGLLEHTLNAVEVADAICRFYPGLNRDVVVAGVFVHDLAKTWELKYETAFGYTDCGQLVGHVVKGAMWIEQKAEAAAIALGEEIPQCLIDVMQHIVLSHHGLPEHGAARTPSTPEAIAVHTIENLDAKLMMSLGATRGEASANADGNWTEYMKAFSGRLYRPDVAPPDDDAADASEFGGAVDDVESPAMPTVKLAITNPLFESMGKKQ
- a CDS encoding GDSL-type esterase/lipase family protein yields the protein MRTLITRLVLSVMLTFITRSALAADAPRWAPLYEPGNGGATVSLRVSPHDSRRILSGGDMLSMALSTNAGETWQSTFGFKSYEMADVTFHPTDPNVVWAGTMSGPYKSVDGGLNWTEQRSGFPPISGGTYSAAVERVLFDPNNVRRLIAIGGSSRRWAQSDSFGGVWESTDAGDTWRHIATVTNDGSTPEAIKGGVNLVAGSFLAGSSTRLAALGNGQGFYLSEDGGKTWAKHNAGLPHTNVARLATHPTDPDTLWVSLGAAKPSGEAQHLPGGIFKSTDGGRSWTSISGNLPQDRSDGYHFTAHYNALAVSPIDSNVIWTSDARWNTGVLYRTTNGGATWTPVGTKQNIGQDESDPTRRSLLDAAPIITATFAGAALSNMEADPKDPLVAYGFGTEYLLRTTDGGKSWTDITAFRPDESKKDHWRGRGFTGWCATNVVFNPYVKGQSIIQAMDAARAWISDDDLKSWRYSTSEPNPWLGGTDAAFTKDGRIYVTTGQHGDFNGILRSSDGGANWTVLSGATRGLPDAGFGKRPESNGIYAHPDDAMRVWVTVGGKLLGSTDAGERWTPIDGAPAGSVWIAADPTEAGRFYVSAKNGVYVTSDGRTFTNIGGPKPAGRGRINCDSVGNVYACQWRDGRPGVWRYDAAGRMWTRLLDEHFAFEVNADPFDPNRLALITNDDPYHDHTGATGVWLSADAGKTWAPANDQLPMLRGQAIAFDPHTPGRLVVGTFGRGFFIATWNKAFVPAGTRSYKSTEDDRLAVAPPHPAMEGSVLANGNMNDGSVVPVGWSGSWGDVVAARDTDVFRSAPASLRIDPSKAGGSGQAFQQIEGLEGKSFRLSGFVKSEGNARVNVAVQSFDEGWTKNEFRQAKYVQDETDWSEFSTSIELPEWAARSNVLLMIEGDGRAWLDDVKLTPTAPAPIRSASEPLVLLNASFDQGSDQPVGWVDHWGDAKVSRDATEGGDKPGALRVDVNGKQGQASQRITADPGTTFTIHGRVKTTGDVKVNFAIQPMAATGTPIEFVQVKYAQGTNDWAEASKQITLPAKTASFGVVLLAEGTGSAWLDDVSITAANVPVALNAAPEPAKMDPSNPLFTSPTAGKPTEPAWGFWEQHPTAWQSRHNEFLARTKQGDVGVVFLGDSITQGWGSEGKDIWDARFAPVKSVNYGIGGDSTRQVLWRIANGELDELKPKLVVLMIGTNNLYGPPNGGNDEDIAAGVLECVKAICAKLPDAKVLLLGILPRQNEYFCNRIEKINAMIQRDLPAIAGDAVTYLDLTDTFSVAPGRVVTSLFAQDELHLSSAGYAAWAEAMAPAFDALVK
- a CDS encoding DUF1559 domain-containing protein — its product is MTRKSHSPARAFTLVELLVVIGIIALLISILLPSLNKAREAALDLQCQSNLRQVGLAMSLYANGNKGFLPGARVYYPTTGENLMWWEALRDEAGLPLKENVGGALHCPRAQEGGFTHYAAHPRMVPNLEANRLDPATGYTRPYAHYRVARAKRASEVVLAFDAGQILFDTGWGEVPFGNAVWEPEALDSNRVYWQGLVLDSGNMADQGNPAVFGSLGDANLDVTGWGNYGGRANVRFRHKKNSTANFVFVDGHVAPLQLKRNNVGTVIDGGELKHGNVWVAQ
- a CDS encoding GGDEF domain-containing protein, which produces MHRAAFDRVLLIGDTDRHVQAAVRDALPMSQVVNVANVFDGIAELATGEFSTVLAAAEPIERRPEAAVRTLRDLTGAGRLVLFGHPTLEPLSRKMLEFGVDDYLVTPAQTNELKQMFVSAPMRIAPNEPLSNGNGVADESDEVESHRAPHVKVSPFAAVPLTDAVLDALVQFPHDPVAGAVRQIAVSLPEPATLKLFKADQTLPEPVEGMTSHGHPVRLGGAVHSQLQLNVSENVPDDEARHFLSQVAHQLGKLATLQERHAQLQKLAITDELTGVYNGRYFRHFLSKILDKAKAMRFPVTLLLFDIDNFKKYNDQFGHSVGDEILKQTSALMKRCVREHDCVARISGDEFAVVFWEKEGPRTPLPSGVAGSGGMPGRPPQTPLQVFQRFRALLNRQEFNGLGAKGQGVLTISGGLAVYPYDAQTAEELYDAADKALMFGSKKAGKNTIFLVGSDEPPRLPPLSVEEL
- a CDS encoding phosphoribosylanthranilate isomerase, yielding MNRTRVKICGVRRSVDAIAAARAGADAVGLVLHPAAKRNVEIRTARDILAVLPPFVTPVGLFVDATIPHILKTTHDLGLRHVQLNGQESPEFVANLPGLRVVKAIRVNRDTFTATLDLWRRSVAQMDMRHLTGLVLEPDNTGHAGGSGVANDWAAVVDAATRGAFEGLPPIIAAGGLSPDNVADVVRAVRPYAVDVSSGVEDGVIGEKSAAKIAAFVAAVALAERG
- a CDS encoding substrate-binding domain-containing protein, with the translated sequence MLAIPDLGLEFPNRNAAKVLRDRIAAYIRTAQPPVGSRFLTDAEVVERSKLSRSTVRRALDELSRDGWIDRRIGDGTFVGPRAAYADVLRDATTAGREDRGGERQLVRLAVLIFAIGDLAHDWYTPPVLEGMDEAAEQHGVRVELLGNRDRDVDALSRRLSQSPPDVLACLSAEPKQAFVIRDAQKLGVKCLLAGTPHVSLGLPAVCEDNRHGMTLAVRHLVEHGHRRIGLVVQRQVERWTFDRHEAYFDAMRAAGLEVDESLVHWMPAATTPATANDAIAALRQYLRRARPTALVPTSFVPMFCVDQLVRAGELRVPEDVSVVSFEQRLPGTEWLSGLPVTTVQLPLRAMGRQLAHMARLAAEDRPVAGEAYLPCGLQVGGTVRSHIA